In Pyrus communis chromosome 15, drPyrComm1.1, whole genome shotgun sequence, the genomic stretch ATGATCGTATGCATACTTGAGAACAACCAGCAAGAAGATGGCTCGGTCATTATCCCTGAGCCATTGAGGCCCTTTATGGGCGGACTGGAGTCCATACATCCCAAACCTAGGTAGGATGATGTTGTAAATTATATTTGCTCGGAAATTTCTGTGGGATCATTCTTTGGTTATGAGATTTTTCATAGGTGGGAGGGGGGAGTGTAAGAAATGCCGACAAATACGGTGGTCATTTCTTAAAGTTTATTTGGAATCCTTTGCATCAAGAGATGATCATTATAGAGTGTTTCAAGCTCTGTTGCAACGAATCACATTGTGTATGTCGTCGTGCAATGCTTTTCTTAGGATTCAAACAAGTCTGCACTTTTGGGTGTTCCAGATAGGTGGATTTACCTGGGCGGCAAGGCAACCGAAGCTGCCTCGCTCTAAGATTGTATCTCATGCAGATTAATGAGAGAATTTCCCCGCTGCTACAGGTGAAAAACTTATGAAGAACATCGTGAATTATCGCCTAAAGAAACGGTAAAACAATTTTGTGAAAAACGCAACCTTACAACGACGCAGTTTTGGAGAGaagcaaaaggaaaacaaagatgaaaaaaaCCGACTCTCTCTAGCTTTTggttcttcacccaaaaactaaaTTACATCAGGCTGAAAGGCTCAAATATTCACATTTGTTTCTCATGACATACAACAAcattgtctctctctctctctctctctctccctctctccctcccccccccccccccccccccattttgTTTCCCATAATCTGTTTCTGATACTGTTTCAGGCCGCATGGTATTTCCGAACCCACGGCAAAACGTTCGGATCAGCGGCTAATAGGGTCTCTCTGGCTATTTGATCAGGACCCGAGAATGCAGACATAGCAGCTAGCTGGCCAAACCAAACATGAATGTGCTAGAATCAAGAACCATGGAGTGATTCTCTTGGGCAGAAAAGCTTTCTTTTTGCCGGTGCAGTGTTTAACTTGGTGAACAAGTAAGATCCCAAAATGCAACTGCAGCTGTATAAAATTTCCTTCTTTGCTTTTTCTATCAAATTCAAAGCAGCAGCAAGCCCCTTGTTTTCAGGTCTGTTTATCTCTGAGCTTCATTTGAAAAACTTGAAAGGAAATTGAGAAGCTGTCTGCGTTGCATCAAACCAGCGGCCTCAGCCCCTTGAACAAATGTTCCTGAGCTTCTTATCAATTCCTAAGAAGACATTACAACTTGCAGAAACTCATCGTCAAGTCACTCTAATTTAAGCGACTCACCAGCAAAACTAGTACCTATTTCAGAATTAACTCGATTTAACTCTTCAGTTCAACAATGTTGACACAACGCGTTGTTTCTTCTCAGATGTTTCTCTGGTTCCTAGAGTCCTAAGCATTTGCCACGCTTGAGAAAAATAATCGAAAAAGCTGCGCAGGCCGAGAGGCTGGTAATAATAAACGGTAACGAGGAGAAAGCTCTTACCACGCTAATGGTGGCACCTACACATTTGAGAATGTCCCTCCTATGAAATCTGTCCTCACTAGCAGCATCAGCTTCAATTTTATTACATATATAGGCAATGGCAGACAATTTGGTCCTGTATGAAAACAGCACAAAACCAAGAGGACTTTTTGTGATTTAACAGCAACCCATTTCTCGTTTCAGCAGAAACTTACGTGCAACTGAGATGCTAACAGGTTTTAACTTGTGCGTATGAAATAGCATGATTAGTTTGGGATACCACCACCTCGGTCTCCCAGTGCATattagtttattcatgtctcaGAAGACGCAAATAAATCGTAAACAAAAGAAACTTACAGAAAGAATGGGATATTTTGGGGCGTTGAGGCTGGCAGTGGCAGGAGGAAGTGGAAGAAATGGACTGTTGAGACGACGGACACTGCCATCGCCGCCAACCCGCTGATTACTGTGTCTTAGAGAATCACTGTGTTGACTGGCAAGATTCAATAGTCTTTCAGTCTTTCTTCAAGTGGTGGAGGctggggagggagggagagtgAGAGTAACACCGACTTCTGATATTGTGTTATCCTATCTTTGAGCCCACGGTGATCAATATTGATGAGAACCCCAAGTCTAAAGTAAAGACTAACAATTCCAAACGACGAAGTTTTGTGTCAACCTGTAACTATAACACCGTCAAATGGTTGTAATGTAAACACACATATTATAACATGGGTTAATTGGTAATCCAGCACAAAGAAGCTTCTCCGAATTACGCTAGTACAATTTACACATTGTTATTTCTTTGATTACTTTTGTTAGAAGAGTTTCATACATGGGGTTAAAGGGTCATTTTGATTTAACCATTTGTGGTCTCAATGGCAAAAAACACTGACGTATGCACTACTCTCTTTCTTTCCCATCATGTGACTCTACATAATCACGTAACTACGTTCCAAGACACACCATGAGatgtaaatttgaaaattttaaagcaGCTGATGTGCATTGTGAAGGGCTTCTACTaaactgaaaaacaaaataaaataaaataaaacaaaaagaatgcaGACAATTAACAGAGATGGAATCAAATTCTCACTTTTACTGCATCGAATAGTTATGAATACACGAAGAGTGCTTGTTCCTTTGGAAACAAACAAATGATCTATTTTCGTATCCCCCAACGTGAGTCATTCTATACGAACTCTAGAAACTCTGGAAAGCACATAAATGGAACGCCCTCGTTCCGGCGATTCATTCCCTGACCTGCGCGCACTTCTTGCAGTTTACTCTTCATCAACACTATAACAACTCACCACCAGCTATCTAAACTTGGGATATACATACACTTCGCTGTCCCTATGCATACAACGGAAACACAAACTTCTAAAGTTACAATAAATTGCAAAGAACGATTGTGTCACCACCCTACCAGTGCAGGAACCTTTTCGTTAGAGGAACCATTTTGTAGTTTTGAAATCTCTGAGACGATTAGCGAGCTCTTTGCATTGGCAATTCTTTTCTACACAAACAATCTGGTAAGGGGTTCTCATAAAAGGGTTCTTCCGAACGAAGCTTATCCTTCCCCCTAAGTCCTGGAGCAGGGCCTCTTCTTTTCCGTGGGGAGCCTTGCCTGCATAACCACCATCACAGACAGTTATGAAAAATAAGGATAATAGAAAAATTGTTACTTGTGAATGTTTACAATTCACAATAACCAGATATGATATTGGTTGGGATAAAGTGATTCTCATGGAACTTCAAATCTTTAGGTCAGAAATCACACACCGTTTCCTGTGCATTTGAACAACTCTATTTGATAAGGTTTTGCCTTCCTCAAGTGTTCCCTGCTCAAGTTTGTCAAACAGAGAAACAAGGGCTTTTCTGATAAACACACACAAGCACAAAACAGATTCAGTTTGCAGCATATCTGGTCAGAGCACGGTGTATGGAGTAGTTCAAAACATATCATTCCAAAAAGAAATCGCCTTGCCTGTCAGGGTTTATTGTTTTCCTGTGTCCAAGAAAGCGACGGTGACCTTCAACTGCCGCCGCCATATGTCCTGGATATGTAGGTATAAATACATCACTTTCAACTGAAACAATGTAGTCAAGCGCAGCCATTTGAGACGCATGATTGGTAAAAGGTTCAAGCTCCTCAACGGATGCCAATGCTTCCTGAAAGTGAAAACCAGTAATGGTTAAACCAGCATTACAGTCCATGTGTCTGGATTTCAAACATACCCAGATATGTCCGaatgacaaaaaatttcaagatAAATTGAATAGATATATAGATGTTCATTTGGACTTCCTCCCGATCATTTTCTTAGTCACATGGGAGACTTGCTGCTCTGATGTCGTTTTCTACATTTCTAAAAGAACTTTATCAGTTGTGCATAACAATCCACATGACTCTTAATTAATATCTGTTTTATCCCTGATAATCTGCACTGCATATATCAGCAGGTTCGCCACCTTTGTTCACACCAATAAATCAAAATCTCAATGCCCACTCAAACTTTATGGATAAAATTCTAATTTGAGCATGGCATTAGCTCTTGATGGTTTTAATGATGTACAGCCATAGAGAAATCTTTCTTCGTACCCAgattttaaaagaaacaaaaatgtgtGGCCAGATGACAGTGAAATGCACAAGATAACATTCTGTCTGAGATTATAATTCTAAGTAATTTGGGCCCCCAAGAAGAGTAGTAGTACCATTAGTTCAAAATAGAATCAATGGATATGGCCAATATATTGGATCGACTAATGTGCCGAGATCCCTTGCTACAGAAGTCGTGATACTTTTCTGTCTACATTCTATATAAATTGGAATGtcatatattcaattttaacttcAAGGTCAGCGACAGACATTCTAAAAGTTTCATCATATTCCATTCAGAGCTCAGTTATTTAACAAAACGGAAAAGATCAATTATAAACATCAATGATACCTTGCTCTTCAGTATGGGATAACGGGATAGTAGATCAGCCATACGAGAATCGCCATATATCTTTCCAGCAGCAATGTAGATAGGTGTGTTTGGTGGGTACCCAAGAGCACTGAGAAAAATTCCAGTCTCCCTTGGCGTTAATGGGCAATACCCTCCGGATCTCTGTTCTATGGAATTAATTTCCTTATTTCTCCAGGTTTTTGTGTTCTCCCTACATGTTCCAAATAAAACAGGCATCACAAAAGCTCAAGGATTAACCAACGTGACAGAATTTCTCCCAACATAAGTTTTTCATACCGGATGATCCTTAGTTCATCAGCTTCAGATGGAGTTAAATCCTGCGTGCATCCACTAAAGGCAAGCATGTCCTTCTCAAATCGTAAATGAAGGGCAATAAAAGGACCAAACAACCTCATCCGATCAACTAACAACTACAACattaatgaaacaaaaaaaatttgtaaaatagaTGGAATAGGACTAAAAAGTTATAATAGGCATTCTAGAAATCAAACTAGCATGTAGATCTAAGAATTTACTTTTCCCATTGCTTCAATTTGAGGTGTAAAACGCAGAGCTTCATAACAAGCACGACAGCGAAGTTTCTGTATATCTAGAGGTAGGTTGTTATTTGCTAAGCGAGCATCAGCCTTGGAGGCTCGAATAACCTTAGCAAGACGATTTTATTAGTTcaaaaaagaatatataaaataCAATGCATAAACCAGAGTGTTC encodes the following:
- the LOC137717697 gene encoding O-fucosyltransferase 7-like isoform X2, giving the protein MRAGICDMVAVARIINATLVIPELDQRSFWKDSSNFSDVFDEDHFIKALANDVKIVKKLPKELASGPRALKLFRSWASMDYYQDEIASLWEVYEVIRASKADARLANNNLPLDIQKLRCRACYEALRFTPQIEAMGKLLVDRMRLFGPFIALHLRFEKDMLAFSGCTQDLTPSEADELRIIRENTKTWRNKEINSIEQRSGGYCPLTPRETGIFLSALGYPPNTPIYIAAGKIYGDSRMADLLSRYPILKSKEALASVEELEPFTNHASQMAALDYIVSVESDVFIPTYPGHMAAAVEGHRRFLGHRKTINPDRKALVSLFDKLEQGTLEEGKTLSNRVVQMHRKRQGSPRKRRGPAPGLRGKDKLRSEEPFYENPLPDCLCRKELPMQRAR
- the LOC137717697 gene encoding O-fucosyltransferase 7-like isoform X1, encoding MQRKSWRTLATVRKVLTCAVCLIALVALFSFSKVPNFSDPVKLPTLDDTSRILDDKLWKIPPTRDFVQCVEPSPNYTPPAESRGYFQVRTNGGLNQMRAGICDMVAVARIINATLVIPELDQRSFWKDSSNFSDVFDEDHFIKALANDVKIVKKLPKELASGPRALKLFRSWASMDYYQDEIASLWEVYEVIRASKADARLANNNLPLDIQKLRCRACYEALRFTPQIEAMGKLLVDRMRLFGPFIALHLRFEKDMLAFSGCTQDLTPSEADELRIIRENTKTWRNKEINSIEQRSGGYCPLTPRETGIFLSALGYPPNTPIYIAAGKIYGDSRMADLLSRYPILKSKEALASVEELEPFTNHASQMAALDYIVSVESDVFIPTYPGHMAAAVEGHRRFLGHRKTINPDRKALVSLFDKLEQGTLEEGKTLSNRVVQMHRKRQGSPRKRRGPAPGLRGKDKLRSEEPFYENPLPDCLCRKELPMQRAR